From Kiritimatiellia bacterium, a single genomic window includes:
- a CDS encoding aromatic amino acid transaminase, with the protein MGWPNVEPAPPDPILGLTEAWRADPNPRKVNLGVGVFQDEQGRTPVLASVKAAETALVAAELTKNYWPIAGDPEYGRRVAELIWGADGGSDARLRVMCAPGGTGALRVGAELVGAVVGRGGAVWLSRPTWPNHRGIFTAAGFAVREYPYFEPAGGGVDRGAMWAALEAAGPRDVVVLHAGCHNPTGADLEPEDWQRLAAAARERGWLPVVDAAYLGFGGTLQQDAAPLRELLGAGVEFLAAISFSKNMGLYRDRVGALAIVAADGQAAEALLSHARCAARVLYSNPPAHGPQVAMRILADRLLREMWTRELDAMRERIARARAAFADGLAARLPARDWSFIRRQRGMFSFTGLSRAHTEWLREHRSIYMTADGRANVVGLNPDNLDYVCDAIAEALRERPAG; encoded by the coding sequence ATGGGTTGGCCGAATGTGGAGCCGGCGCCGCCGGACCCGATCCTGGGGCTGACGGAGGCCTGGCGCGCGGATCCGAATCCGCGGAAGGTGAACCTGGGCGTCGGCGTGTTTCAGGACGAGCAGGGACGCACGCCGGTGCTCGCGTCGGTGAAGGCGGCGGAGACGGCGCTGGTGGCGGCGGAGTTGACGAAGAACTACTGGCCGATTGCGGGCGATCCGGAGTACGGGCGACGGGTCGCGGAGTTGATCTGGGGTGCGGACGGTGGTTCGGACGCGCGACTGCGGGTGATGTGTGCGCCGGGGGGGACCGGCGCGCTGCGCGTGGGGGCCGAGCTGGTCGGGGCGGTCGTGGGGCGGGGCGGTGCGGTGTGGCTGAGCCGGCCGACGTGGCCGAACCACCGGGGCATTTTCACGGCGGCGGGTTTCGCGGTACGGGAGTATCCCTACTTCGAGCCGGCCGGTGGGGGGGTGGATCGTGGGGCGATGTGGGCGGCGTTGGAGGCGGCGGGCCCGCGCGACGTGGTAGTGCTGCACGCTGGGTGTCACAACCCCACCGGCGCCGATCTCGAGCCGGAGGACTGGCAGCGGCTGGCGGCGGCGGCGCGCGAGCGGGGCTGGTTGCCGGTGGTGGACGCGGCCTACCTCGGATTCGGCGGGACGCTGCAGCAGGACGCCGCACCGCTGCGCGAGCTGCTGGGGGCGGGGGTGGAGTTTTTGGCCGCGATTTCGTTCTCGAAGAACATGGGACTGTACCGCGACCGCGTTGGGGCGCTGGCGATCGTTGCGGCGGACGGGCAGGCGGCAGAGGCGTTGCTGAGCCACGCGCGGTGTGCGGCGCGGGTGCTCTACTCGAACCCGCCGGCGCACGGCCCGCAGGTCGCGATGCGCATTCTCGCGGACCGGCTGCTGCGGGAGATGTGGACCCGCGAGCTGGACGCGATGCGCGAGCGTATCGCCCGGGCGCGCGCCGCGTTTGCGGATGGGCTTGCGGCCCGGCTCCCCGCGCGCGACTGGTCGTTCATTCGGCGCCAGCGCGGGATGTTCTCGTTCACGGGGCTGTCGCGTGCGCACACGGAGTGGCTGCGCGAACATCGGTCGATCTATATGACCGCGGACGGACGGGCGAACGTCGTCGGTCTCAATCCCGACAACCTGGACTACGTGTGCGACGCGATCGCCGAGGCGCTGCGCGAACGGCCGGCTGGCTGA
- a CDS encoding nucleoside-diphosphate kinase, with translation MARELAFAMINPYSLAKSRTGGILGRFLSRTGLDLVAARMFGPSRELAEAYARQIEEEAVPTSQTAPLLADYVRRAYGPEPASGRRRRVMLLLFEGEDAVAKIAATAGPVRANSVSGETVRDTYGDFIVGSDGEVRYIEPAVMVAPTVESAARTLRMWAQYSAQDGGVVDNAADVDPTGIERTLVLIKPDNFRYPSARPGSVVDILSRSGLRIVAAKVHRMSVAEAEEFYGPVRPVLREKMKGVVMQKLAHLIESELGMEVPEELRVRLGELVGPYYGDQQFFNIIHFMTGRWPQKCAPEAKTEPGLERCLALMYAGPDAVAKIRRLLGPTDPSQAAPGTVRRELGQDVMVNAAHASDSRENAAREAAIIRIEEDLVTPWVRRYYGD, from the coding sequence ATGGCCAGAGAACTTGCATTCGCGATGATCAACCCGTACTCGCTGGCGAAGTCGCGTACGGGGGGAATTCTGGGTCGGTTTTTGAGCCGGACGGGACTGGACCTGGTGGCGGCGCGCATGTTCGGGCCCAGCCGGGAGCTCGCCGAGGCGTACGCGCGACAGATCGAGGAGGAGGCGGTGCCGACCAGTCAGACCGCGCCGCTGCTGGCCGATTATGTGCGCCGCGCGTACGGGCCGGAGCCGGCGAGCGGCCGGCGCCGGCGGGTGATGCTGCTGCTGTTCGAGGGGGAGGACGCGGTCGCGAAGATCGCGGCGACCGCTGGGCCAGTGCGCGCCAACAGCGTCAGCGGCGAGACGGTGCGCGACACGTACGGGGATTTCATCGTCGGCAGCGACGGCGAGGTGCGGTACATTGAGCCGGCGGTGATGGTCGCGCCGACGGTGGAGTCGGCGGCGCGCACGCTGCGGATGTGGGCGCAGTACAGCGCGCAGGATGGGGGGGTGGTGGACAATGCCGCGGACGTGGATCCGACCGGGATCGAGCGGACGCTGGTGCTGATCAAACCGGACAATTTCCGGTATCCCAGTGCCCGGCCGGGCAGCGTGGTGGACATTCTCTCGCGCTCGGGGCTACGCATCGTGGCGGCGAAGGTGCACCGGATGAGCGTCGCGGAGGCGGAGGAGTTTTACGGTCCGGTTCGGCCGGTGTTGCGCGAGAAGATGAAGGGTGTGGTGATGCAGAAGCTCGCGCATCTGATCGAGTCCGAGCTGGGGATGGAGGTGCCGGAGGAGCTGCGGGTGCGGCTGGGGGAGCTGGTGGGGCCCTACTACGGGGACCAGCAGTTTTTCAACATCATTCACTTCATGACCGGCCGCTGGCCGCAGAAGTGCGCGCCGGAAGCGAAGACCGAGCCCGGTCTGGAGCGATGTCTGGCGCTGATGTATGCGGGGCCGGACGCGGTCGCCAAGATCCGGCGATTGCTCGGGCCCACGGATCCGAGCCAGGCGGCACCGGGGACGGTGCGGCGGGAGCTGGGGCAGGACGTGATGGTGAATGCGGCGCACGCCTCCGACTCGCGGGAGAACGCGGCGCGGGAGGCGGCGATCATCCGCATCGAAGAGGACCTGGTGACGCCCTGGGTGCGCCGGTACTACGGAGACTGA
- a CDS encoding RsmB/NOP family class I SAM-dependent RNA methyltransferase gives MHHHKPDADEPPPEAARARAARQAAALAEAVRLAETAVASRQPVDETLSRYFRSRPELGARDRRIISGCVFALWRWRGWCGPPTERIGAVLAIAHRLECGAEPLPAALHHLPGFAAPPPPPPDGFQGLEDRRQWVSNHWKPDARPEDLVPAWALDALALPDDPTPGATPLRWLETIQRRPPLWLRAADGDGAALARRLTALGHPAETPLPRLPAAVRVPRPIPIAELEKTVGPVFEIQDAASQAVGAWCDPRPGEEWWDACVGAGGKALDLAARTRGRAKILGSDVRPAALGEARRRIRRLGLSGIRLTLHDARQPLPGSPQFHGVLVDAPCTGLGTWGRAPDARWRAAPEDLAASAALQRELLRAASAAVRAGGRLVYAVCSLTRAETLEITSWFEREHPRFEREPGLHPLQSGGGPEPAMWVWPWMGPGTGMYAVRWRRIR, from the coding sequence ATGCACCACCACAAGCCCGACGCCGATGAGCCCCCGCCGGAGGCCGCCCGCGCGCGCGCCGCACGCCAGGCCGCCGCGCTCGCGGAGGCGGTCCGGCTCGCGGAGACCGCGGTCGCGTCGCGGCAGCCCGTCGACGAAACCCTCAGCCGCTACTTCCGCAGCCGGCCGGAACTCGGCGCGCGGGACCGCCGCATCATCTCCGGCTGCGTGTTCGCGCTGTGGCGCTGGCGCGGCTGGTGCGGACCGCCGACAGAGCGCATCGGCGCGGTGCTCGCGATCGCCCACCGGCTCGAATGCGGCGCAGAACCGCTGCCCGCCGCGCTCCACCACCTGCCCGGATTCGCCGCCCCCCCACCCCCTCCGCCCGATGGCTTCCAAGGGTTGGAAGACCGGCGGCAATGGGTGTCCAACCATTGGAAGCCTGACGCCCGCCCGGAAGATCTGGTGCCGGCCTGGGCGCTTGATGCACTCGCACTGCCCGACGACCCCACGCCCGGCGCCACGCCTCTGCGCTGGCTCGAGACAATTCAGCGGCGGCCCCCGCTCTGGCTGCGCGCGGCAGACGGCGATGGGGCCGCGCTCGCGCGCCGCCTCACCGCGCTCGGCCATCCGGCCGAAACACCGTTGCCGCGGCTGCCCGCCGCCGTCCGCGTACCCCGCCCGATCCCGATCGCGGAACTCGAGAAAACCGTCGGCCCGGTGTTTGAGATCCAGGACGCGGCCTCCCAGGCGGTCGGCGCATGGTGCGATCCACGACCGGGCGAAGAGTGGTGGGACGCGTGCGTCGGCGCCGGCGGCAAGGCGCTGGACCTGGCCGCGCGCACGCGCGGCCGCGCAAAGATCCTCGGCAGCGATGTGCGCCCCGCCGCGCTGGGCGAGGCGCGGCGCCGGATCCGCCGGCTCGGCCTCAGCGGCATCCGGCTGACGCTGCACGACGCCCGCCAGCCCCTGCCCGGCTCGCCCCAATTCCACGGCGTGCTCGTCGATGCGCCCTGCACCGGCCTCGGCACGTGGGGCCGTGCGCCGGACGCCCGCTGGCGCGCCGCGCCGGAAGACCTCGCCGCATCGGCCGCGCTCCAGCGGGAACTGCTCCGCGCCGCCTCCGCCGCCGTCCGCGCCGGCGGCCGGCTGGTCTACGCAGTGTGTTCGCTCACCCGCGCCGAGACGCTCGAGATCACCAGCTGGTTCGAGCGCGAACATCCCCGCTTCGAACGCGAACCGGGCCTCCACCCGTTGCAGTCGGGGGGCGGCCCGGAACCGGCCATGTGGGTCTGGCCGTGGATGGGGCCAGGCACCGGCATGTACGCGGTCCGCTGGCGGCGGATCCGCTGA
- a CDS encoding peptidylprolyl isomerase, translating into MKINQPSAPLRCGSVAAIAAVCLSGAATTNPPAVPSALIPDDLFERPAPSAVAPTTVVAIVEGRTITQRDVDRLVERALAMHGRQIPPDRRDEARRQLAVQAREELIVQTLLEAEAERQKIPVSDEELAKLKASITLPPGQTLEQALAAQNVTMEQFDADLRQELRKRALLEKNVPKPEVTDAEVRAFYESQPDVFRLPETVTARHILIAVPPDAPAADRAKKREQAEKVRAELLAGGDFAELAKKYSDDPGSRDRGGLYEFPRGRMVPPFEEAAFTQKIGEIGPIVETQFGYHIIQTTNRSPERTVSFEEAAPRIRQHLERTKWNRAVADYIRGLQARANIVRPGAAPVAPAAPQR; encoded by the coding sequence ATGAAGATCAACCAGCCGTCCGCTCCTCTGCGCTGCGGCAGCGTCGCCGCCATCGCCGCGGTGTGCCTGTCTGGCGCCGCAACGACCAACCCTCCCGCGGTTCCTTCCGCGCTGATTCCCGACGATCTCTTCGAACGACCCGCGCCGTCGGCCGTCGCCCCGACAACGGTGGTCGCCATCGTCGAGGGGCGCACCATCACGCAGCGCGACGTGGACCGCCTGGTCGAGCGCGCGCTGGCGATGCACGGGCGGCAGATCCCGCCCGATCGCCGCGACGAGGCGCGCCGGCAGCTCGCGGTGCAGGCGCGCGAGGAGCTGATCGTGCAGACGCTGCTCGAGGCCGAAGCGGAACGCCAAAAGATTCCGGTGAGCGACGAGGAGCTCGCCAAACTGAAGGCCTCCATTACGCTGCCGCCGGGACAGACCCTCGAACAGGCGCTCGCGGCGCAGAACGTGACGATGGAACAGTTCGACGCCGACCTCCGCCAGGAGCTGCGCAAGCGCGCGCTGCTCGAGAAGAACGTGCCGAAGCCGGAGGTGACCGACGCGGAGGTCCGGGCGTTTTACGAAAGCCAGCCAGACGTCTTTCGCCTGCCGGAGACGGTGACCGCCCGCCACATCCTGATCGCGGTGCCGCCGGACGCGCCGGCGGCCGACCGCGCAAAGAAGCGCGAGCAGGCCGAGAAGGTGCGCGCGGAACTGCTTGCGGGCGGCGACTTCGCGGAGCTCGCCAAGAAGTACTCCGACGACCCCGGCAGCCGCGATCGCGGAGGCCTCTACGAGTTCCCTCGCGGCCGGATGGTGCCGCCGTTTGAAGAGGCCGCGTTCACGCAGAAAATCGGCGAAATCGGCCCGATCGTGGAAACCCAGTTCGGCTATCACATCATCCAGACGACAAACCGCTCGCCGGAACGCACCGTTTCGTTCGAAGAGGCTGCGCCGCGCATCCGCCAGCATCTGGAGCGGACGAAGTGGAACCGCGCGGTGGCCGACTACATCCGCGGCCTGCAGGCCCGCGCAAACATCGTGCGGCCGGGCGCCGCGCCGGTGGCCCCCGCCGCTCCGCAGCGCTAG
- a CDS encoding glycosyltransferase family 2 protein — MNGRDAIPAAPPRYVAVIPAYAEEERIGPVVAAARAHGVHVLVVDDGSPDRTAEVARAAGAEVIRHPENRGKGQALQTGFRRAAELGCEAVITLDGDGQHDPAEIPRFIEAYERTRIPVLIGNRMWDCRGMPLVRRLTNRFMSWLLSREMRRYLPDTQCGYRLFRTDLLRFVETESDRFAAESEILLRLAARGLRMDSVRIRTIYRGERSKIRPLADTIRFCRMLRRWRRARAAPPA, encoded by the coding sequence ATGAACGGCCGCGACGCCATCCCTGCGGCGCCGCCCCGCTATGTCGCGGTGATTCCGGCCTACGCGGAAGAGGAGCGGATCGGGCCGGTGGTCGCCGCAGCGCGGGCGCACGGTGTGCACGTGCTGGTGGTGGATGACGGCTCGCCCGATCGCACCGCGGAGGTCGCCCGCGCCGCCGGCGCGGAGGTGATCCGCCATCCCGAGAACCGCGGCAAGGGCCAGGCGCTGCAGACCGGATTCCGGCGTGCCGCGGAGCTCGGATGCGAGGCGGTGATCACGCTCGACGGCGACGGCCAGCATGATCCCGCCGAGATTCCACGCTTCATCGAGGCTTACGAACGCACCCGGATCCCGGTGCTGATCGGCAACCGGATGTGGGATTGCCGGGGCATGCCGTTGGTGCGCCGGCTCACCAACCGGTTCATGAGCTGGCTGCTCAGCCGGGAGATGCGCCGGTATCTGCCCGACACGCAGTGCGGCTACCGGCTGTTCCGAACCGACCTCCTGCGGTTCGTCGAAACCGAGTCGGACCGGTTTGCGGCGGAGTCGGAGATTCTGCTGAGGCTGGCCGCGCGGGGACTGCGGATGGACTCGGTTCGCATCCGCACCATCTACCGGGGCGAGCGCAGCAAGATTCGACCGCTCGCGGATACGATCCGCTTCTGCCGGATGTTGCGCCGCTGGCGGCGCGCTCGCGCGGCGCCGCCGGCCTAG